From a single Gavia stellata isolate bGavSte3 chromosome 15, bGavSte3.hap2, whole genome shotgun sequence genomic region:
- the LOC132318230 gene encoding fibulin-7-like, giving the protein MMLVPLPAWLALGILQLPLGSAQECLSQQQALGAVRQMQKLLAAQEAAQLRGARGLRQQLSVLQSRLQTRATKRNETCPQPAVPLNGRMLGRSMRVGHDVHFVCDAGFRLVGSETRACRHDRTWSGTQPFCKSIDDCSSNPCANSGTCVDGNQSYTCLCPRGWSGPSCQSPIYAYWVTLSNASFSRQPRCAEGRLGSRRCSCDTGFQMRAGGVCHDVDECQLFQSSPQTRLCLHDCLNLPGSYRCLCPPGYLLHADRNACEDVNECAGKQHNCTQGDLCINTFGGHRCVRPKCPPPRHNTSYVKTSAFQCERNPCPMESRACRLAATSISFHYLPLQANRTVPRVLFKMSTTRFLGDSLRFAIMGGRGQGVFTVRRSDRQTGELVLTTPVVGPATLEVELEMSEFSRKVLLGKHIFKVTAFVSPYEF; this is encoded by the exons ATGATGCTCGTCCCGCTGCCAGCCTGGCTGGCCCTGGGCATCCTGCAGCTGCCCCTCGGCAGTGCCCAG gagtgcctgagccaGCAGCAGGCGCTCGGGGCGGTGCGGCAGATGCAGAAGCTGCTGGCGGCGCAGGAGGCTGCTCAACTGCGGGGCGCACGCGGTCTCCGGCAGCAGCTCTCCGTCCTCCAGAGCCGCCTCCAGACACGGGCCACCAAACGCAACG AGACCTGTCCGCAGCCAGCGGTGCCCCTGAACGGACGGATGCTGGGCCGGAGCATGCGGGTGGGCCACGATGTTCACTTTGTCTGCGACGCCGGCTTCCGGCTGGTGGGCTCGGAGACGCGCGCCTGCCGGCACGACCGCACATGGAGTGGCACCCAGCCCTTCTGCAAAA GTATTGATGACTGCTCCAGCAACCCGTGCGCCAACAGCGGGACCTGCGTGGATGGCAACCAGAGCTACACGTGCCTCTGCCCCCGCGGCTGGTCAGGCCCCAGCTGCCAGAGCCCCATCTATGCCT ACTGGGTGACACTGAGCAATGCCTCCTTCAGCCGCCAGCCCCGCTGTGCCGAGGGCCGCCTGGGCTCCCGGCGCTGCAGCTGCGACACCGGCTTCCAGATGCGAGCCGGCGGCGTGTGCCACG ATGTGGATGAGTGCCAGCTCTTCCAGTCCAGCCCCCAGACCCGGCTTTGCCTCCACGACTGCCTCAACCTCCCCGGCTCCTACCGCTGCCTCTGCCCCCCCGGCTACCTGCTCCACGCCGACCGCAATGCCTGTGAGG ACGTAAACGAGTGCGCCGGGAAGCAGCACAACTGCACCCAGGGTGACCTCTGCATCAACACCTTCGGGGGCCACCGCTGCGTGCGCCCCAAGTGCCCCCCACCACGCCACAACACCAGCTACGTCAAGACCTCCGCCTT CCAGTGCGAGAGGAACCCCTGCCCCATGGAGAGCCGAGCCTGCCGCCTGGCCGCCACCTCCATCTCCTTCCACTACCTGCCGCTCCAGGCCAACCGCACTGTGCCCCGTGTCCTCTTCAAGATGTCCACCACCCGATTCCTGGGCGACAGCCTGCGTTTCGCAATCATGGGCGGCCGGGGCCAGGGCGTCTTCACCGTGCGGCGCTCTGACCGGCAGACGGGAGAGCTGGTGCTCACCACCCCTGTGGTGGGGCCAGCCACGCTGGAGGTGGAGCTGGAGATGAGTGAATTCTCCCGCAAGGTCCTCCTGGGCAAGCACATCTTCAAGGTCACAGCCTTTGTGTCCCCATATGAGTTTTGA
- the EXOSC6 gene encoding exosome complex component MTR3 codes for MPLDHRRLRGPEESQPPELWAAAGGTGEAEEEEEEDAVPRDPCALRPLFARAGLLSQAEGSAYVELGGGTKVLCAAWGPREAAEPGAAAAGGGRLLCEFRRAPFAGRGARWRPGSAAEREAEREAAAALREALEPAVRLARYPRARLAVSALLLQDGGSALAAAISAAALALADAGVEMYDLAVGCALCRPPGPAAAWMLQPGEPEERRAVARLTVALLPALNQVSAVLGSGQGSPPDAWAQALRLGLDGCHRLYPVLRQSLLRAARRRDAAAATTA; via the coding sequence ATGCCGCTGGATCACCGCCGCCTGCGCGGCCCGGAGGAGTCGCAGCCGCCGGAGCTGTGGGCAGCGGCCGGGGGAACCGGtgaggcggaggaggaggaggaggaggatgcggTGCCGCGGGACCCCTGCGCGCTGCGGCCGCTCTTCGCCCGGGCCGGGCTGCTGAGCCAGGCGGAGGGCTCGGCCTACGTGGAGCTGGGCGGCGGCACCAAGGTGCTCTGTGCCGCCTGGGGCCCGCGGGAAGCGGCCgagcccggcgcggcggcggcgggaggggggcgGCTGCTCTGCGAGTTCCGCCGGGCTCCCTTCGCCGGCCGCGGGGCGCGGTGGCGGCCGGGCTCGGCGGCGGAGCGGGAGGCGGAACGGGAAGCGGCGGCTGCGCTGCGGGAAGCGCTGGAACCGGCGGTGCGGTTGGCCCGCTACCCGCGGGCTCGCCTGGCCGTCAGcgccctgctgctgcaggacgGGGGCTCGGCGCTGGCTGCTGCCATCAGCGCGGCCGCCCTGGCCCTGGCCGATGCCGGGGTGGAGATGTACGACCTGGCGGTGGGCTGTGCCCTGTGCCGGCCccccgggcccgccgccgcTTGGATgctgcagcccggggagccCGAGGAGCGTCGTGCCGTGGCCCGGCTCACCGTGGCTCTGCTGCCCGCCCTTAACCAGGTGTCGGCGGTGctgggcagcgggcagggcagCCCTCCCGACGCCTGGGCGCAGGCGCTGCGCCTGGGCCTCGACGGCTGCCACCGCCTCTACCCCGTGCTGCGGCAGAGCCTGCTGCGAGCCGCCCGACGCCGCGATGCCGCCGCTGCCACCACTGCTTGA
- the LOC132318283 gene encoding RNA-binding Raly-like protein — protein MTLFGSGDAGWRYLDMARESKPSRARLGQKRQHGSSLYHSNCDLDYDLYRDDFPYRVYEYQKIPPLINRIPVKARRTHVGSGGKSSLSPQPGARSSTSSTAGRTKLRAEELHSIKGELSQIKAQVDSLLESLDRMDQRRERLAGSKESEKKRVETGAESPSPAGEGSREPRGKEETGADGHSDLRNIDSAEESTDTEETVKNHMSDPEGSQ, from the exons atGACGCTCTTCGGCAGCGGGGACGCGGGCTGGAGAT ATTTGGACATGGCCAGGGAATCCAAGCCGAGCCGGGCCAGGCTGGGCCAGAAGCGGCAGCACGGCAGCAGCCTGTACCA CAGTAACTGCGACCTGGACTACGATCTCTACAGGGACGACTTCCCGTATCG GGTGTATGAGTACCAGAAGATCCCCCCCCTCATTAACCGCATCCCGGTCAAGGCCAGACGAACTCACGTGGGATCAGGAGGCAAAAGCAGCCTGAGCCCCCAGCCCGGAGCGAGGAGCAGCACCAGCTCCACAGCAGGACGGACAAAGT TGCGGGCCGAAGAGCTGCACTCCATCAAGGGGGAGCTGAGCCAGATCAAGGCGCAGGTGGACAGTCTGCTGGAGAGCCTGGACCGCATGGACCAGCGGAGAGAGCGTCTGGCGG GCTCCAAGGAAAGCGAGAAGAAGAGGGTAGAGACGGGGGCAGAGTCGCCGTCCCCAGCGGGAGAGGGGTCAcgggagccccgggggaagGAGGAGACGGGAGCTGACGGGCACAGCGACCTGCGCAACATCGACAGCGCCGAGGAGAGCACAGACACGGAGGAGACG GTGAAAAACCACATGTCAGACCCCGAGGGGAGCCAGTAG
- the LOC132318229 gene encoding LOW QUALITY PROTEIN: C-type lectin domain family 18 member A-like (The sequence of the model RefSeq protein was modified relative to this genomic sequence to represent the inferred CDS: deleted 1 base in 1 codon), translated as MKLLVLLVCNLLAWRVGETGSDAPEKLSALAPGALSMKETFLVLSLHNKLRSKVQPPAANMQKLEWSQELGRLAGARAASCLEGPAPPPAPQLGWSEALLPAGTGGFGAVLERWFAEGRRYDYGTGRCAGNATCRHYTQLVWATAGQLGCGRHLCTGGHGPSEAFACAYSPGGNWEVAGMPVLPYKQGPWCSLCTAGLSGCFKSWDHGGGLCEVPRNPCRMSCRNSGRLDMSSCQCACPPGYTGRYCQVRCSGQCLHGKFRKEECSCLCDVGYGGAECGTKIQFPFHACDVRIDGDCFMVSPEADTYYGAKIKCQEKGAMLAQIRNQKVQDILAFYLSRLETGNRVTDTDFETGNFWIGLTYKTSKASFRWDVGEPSSFTSFAFGQPDNQGFGNCVEMQASAAFNWNDQRCKTRNRYICQFAQEHISLWQRDP; from the exons ATGAAGCTCTTGGTGCTGCTGGTTTGCAACCTCCTGGCGTGGAGGGTGGGCGAGACGGGGTCGGATGCTCCGGAGAAGTTGTCCGCGCTGGCTCCGGGAG CTCTCAGCATGAAGGAGACTTTCCTGGTGCTCTCGCTGCACaacaagctgaggagcaaagtgcagccccccgccgccaaCATGCAGAAGCTG GAGTggagccaggagctggggcGGCTggcgggggcgcgggcggcCAGCTGCCTGGAgggccccgctccgccgccggccCCACAGCTGGGCTGGAGCGAGGCCCTGCTGCCGGCGGGCACCGGGGGCTTCGGGGCCGTGCTGGAGCGCTGGTTCGCCGAGGGCCGACGCTACGACTACGGGACGGGGCGCTGCGCCGGCAATGCCACCTGCCGCCATTACACCCAG CTGGTGTGGGCCACGGCGGGGCAGCTGGGCTGCGGCCGGCACCTCTGCACCGGCGGCCATGGCCCCAGCGAGGCCTTCGCCTGCGCCTACTCCCCGGG GGGCAACTGGGAGGTGGCGGGGATGCCCGTCCTGCCCTACAAGCAGGGGCCTTGGTGCTCCCTCTGCACCGCCGGCCTCTCCGGCTGCTTTAAGTCCTGGGACCACGGCGGCGGGCTCTGCG AGGTGCCCAGGAACCCCTGTCGCATGAGCTGCAGGAACAGCGGGCGCCTCGACATGAGCAGCTGCCAGTGTGCCTGTCCCCCCGGCTACACGGGCAGGTACTGCCAAG TGAGGTGCAGCGGGCAGTGCCTCCATGGAAAGTTCAGGAAGGAGGAGTGCTCCTGCCTCTGCGACGTGGGCTACGGCGGCGCCGAGTGCGGCA CGAAGATTCAGTTCCCTTTCCACGCCTGCGACGTGAGGATAGACGGCGACTGCTTCATGGTGTCC CCCGAGGCCGACACCTACTACGGAGCCAAAATAAAGTGCCAG GAGAAAGGGGCGATGCTGGCCCAGATCAGAAACCAGAAGGTTCAGGATATCCTGGCTTTCTACCTCAGCCGCTTGGAGACCGGTAACAGGGTGACAGACACCGATTTCGAGACTGGGAATTTCTGGATCG GTCTCACCTACAAGACGTCCAAGGCTTCCTTCCGCTGGGACGTGGGCGAGCCATCCTCCTTCACCAGCTTCGCTTTTGGGCAGCCGGACAACCAGGG GTTTGGGAACTGCGTGGAGATGCAAGCGTCGGCTGCCTTCAACTGGAACGACCAGCGCTGCAAGACCCGAAACCGGTACATCTGCCAGTTTG CCCAGGAGCACATCTCCCTGTGGCAGCGGGACCCCTGA